CCAGTACAGCAAGTTTAAGCTGTAAACTTCACACCTTATTTGGTGTGTTGAGAATCAAACTCAATTTAGTTGGTAGTTATAAAAACAGTAGCAACTTCATGGTTATAGTTATGTAGTTATCTTTTTTGCAATAATAGGAATTATTGTGGCCATGAGTAATGTTgagtatgtacagtggaacctaagTTATCCGGACcgcacttatccggattctcggttaaccaaactacggaaatgactacTCTATACTGTTATTATTAGGCTACCACTGATATTTTTACAAAAttttttaaggttatttatacacagtttcagagatatggacttttcagactgaCAGACCAcccttggtcccaaggggttcgggtaactgaggttccactgtattcagAGGAGAGGTAGCCATcaataatgttattattatagTCATCACTGCACATGAAACAAATAGTGCCCAGTATATACAGAAACACCATAGGCATTCAAAGTGACTTCCTTACTGACCAGGTTGTCTACATATATAAGCAGTTAAGTGTCAGCATCATGAAATTTTACAGTAGCTACGTAGCAAGAATTAATATTGTTGGGGCTCCCAGTAATGCTTGCCTAGTTTAAGCATGTCATACAACaaaactgctctattagagtagctatttTATAGCTAATACAGCAGTTGTATTGTATAATATAAGCATTGCTGTATTGTAGAGCTCGATATTACTACTAGTACTAGTTATCAAAGACACTCAACCTTACCATGAATAATCCAATTACACACCACGTATACATatctgcttttctaacactACAGTggtaaaaattgttatgtattacagttgtaatctttgttgtgCATGCTCTACTGGACTTTCACAGTTACCTTAACTTTAACAATATCATGTTTACTTCTTTTTTGACTAAGCACAGATATgcataatttatcacgatagtATGATGGTATACTATCACAATCATGATTATTACTCACTATCACAATAATCGATAGATCACAACTATTGCTCAGTTCTACTGTATTGTCCTTGCTGGAACATATGATGCAGAACTACACACCAAACACATGAGCACAATATAAAACTTTACTTAGGCACTTCTGGTGTGACTACAAATAAAGCACATGTTTATATGTAGCAAAGATAATAGGTGCTAAGACTTTcgtagccttttaaacagattttaagacttcacaaccatcttcaaaggccataatgacaaaaaccaacctactaaggagtgatcattgctaCTTAAAAAATACgacaactaacaagagaatctgctctccccaatcacctacaacttaccctgtttgtgcccctctccttgccagctcctggatccaccccgaTTGGTATTTCAAATTCAATATATTTTAGTTTCAGTCACAATTAGTATAGTATAAATTAAAATGCTAAACtaatagttttagttatagctagtaataataaaacaacactacatatCATAACAAGCCCCTATACTACTACCCCCAAGTAAACGGGTTGGCTGAAGCGGAACTGTTGATGGGGAGGACATGTGCACATAATTTTTATAGGTTATAACACAACAGTGCCCACTCCAATTAAACAAGCATACTTCAAATGCCTTAATTATGCTCCGTTATGTGACTTGTATCAAGAAGTGACAAGCTATATCTATATGCAGTCACTGAGAGTATATAGTTCTAAATCTGATTATGTGTGTAATATGCGTGATTATGGCAGTGTTttttctaggatttctcctttgggggagCCAGGAATTTGGGCacttgtccaagttcacaactatataaaacagttgaaatagcTAGTTGCTGGACTAGTTAGTCAAGGCTACCTCATGAGTGTTGATTGGTATTAGGTGAAACCAGTTGCTATATGATGTATGACAGCATGAGTgttgtgatgatgatgatgataataatgTAAATACGTAACTTAATGTAGACTGCAAAATTAATGTGGAATCTGTTAAATAAACAGTTTGTGTGAGATATTGTATTGGCCATAATTGCATAATACCACCAGACACTTAATCTAGTAACGTAAAAAAAATTGGGTGGATGCCTTCCAAGAAAATTGTAGGATGGTTAGCCGTTCTTAAAAACAAGGAAATTTTTAACTTTCTAAGATTAAATTTGAGGGTATTTCTGCTGGTTGTGCAAGCTATTCTGAAAGCAAACTGGCTTAAACAAACTTTAAAACtacactttctgagattgaatttaaggacaaCTTTGGGTGTTGAGTGCGCTATTTAGTTAAGATAGCTACTATTTTAAGTTCACAGTTCTGTCATGTTCTCCTATAGTGTAGGCTGAAACTTAATCTTTCACTATATAGATGTAGTGATAATTCAAATGGTTTGTTCATCATGCAGGAACACTGGAAAGATTTATGGAGTGTGGGGGACAAAGCTAGCCATCAAAAATCAAACACAAACTGAAAAGCAGTAACAAAGCTAGCCATCAAAAATCAAACACAAACTGAAAAGCAGTAACAAAGCTAGCCATCAAAAATCAAACACAAACTGAAAAGCAGTAACACCCATGCATGCAGACAGCTAGAAGGGTCACATCGATAAGGTTATACTGTAGCTCAGTTACATTACGTGCATTTATATAAAGTTGTTGTAatgtgtgttatcactagcCCTCTATACATCTAATGCATGCATTATTATATCACATATAAAATTATAGCCACATTAAAATCTATACTCTCTGACTCACTATATGGATTAACAGTTGCTATCCATAAAGTGAGAGAATACATGTACCTTGAAGGATTGGAGTGAGCATTGGGATGTCTATCCTTGCAAGGATTTGGCAAAAAGTGTAAATCACATAAACATCACACTATTGATAACTTTCACTTTCGGAATTTCTGTTTAATGACTGCTATCTTGACAGCATCAGTCAAATTAGTTAGTCATCATTATAGTCAGCATCTCCCATACTCTCACAGACTCACACATTACACTGAAAGTTGTTGCTACCTTCATTTGTCCTTGATGTGTATGTATCTTTGTCATCATAAAATGTCAAGGAACATGGACATTTTTTACAGTCACTCCACTCCACTACTCCAGTTATAATTTCAACTACAATATATGTGCCAAaacactgtaaagtgttaataataagtGCATGCTTTCAAGTTAAACAATAGCTACAGCAGATGACTTGAATATTGCAGCCAGCTCACAAATTtatgctagctatagctacatatgtagccCTAAGATGAGATTCTTACTCCATACAGGGACATTGTTCAGGCtggcttatgataagaattttTAAGTGTCAGGACAAATTTCCTGACAAAATTGGACAAACATGAAGTTGACATGAAGTTGACTGGACACACCAATACACTGTTTAGTAAATGTACTACACTTTGCCTGTTGTGCTGCCAAGTAGCCTGAGTGTTGTTTGCTATAGCCACAAAACCATTGGTTGGCATTGGTATATTTATTGTCCCTCCATCATTACCAAAAGGAGTTTGCTATTGGATACACAAAATCAAAATTCCTCACAGTGCTCTGATCAAATTTAAGTGaaactgtgtagtgtgtgatgtGTATGCATTACAGTTATGTGTTTTGGTAACTGGCGCCCTGATAGTTTGTTGGTAACGTCTTAAGGTTGGATCTGATATGACTGGTGAAACTGACTCATGGTTATCACAATTTTCTCTTTGGATCACTGCCATATGATTGATCATTGAGGAAATTGTCAACGTAAGGAGGAATTTTGATTTTGTGTACCCCATAAATTACATTACATCTCCatcattacaaaaagaagtgtgtAAATAACTTTATATAAAAAAAGGGGAGTATGTGATTAGGGTATCATTTATATAAGTTCTTGGATTGTGGAGGACTTTAAGGAGGGTGCTTGAAAGTATTTATTAAATTAGCACAAGTCAATAGTTTTATACAGTCTGGTTGAGTGTACCATTATTGCACACTCCTTTTTGTAACAATGGAGATGTAATGTAATTAGATAACCATGCTGTGATCTTGTATAATATTGCACATGCTTTATCATGAGATCATTCTCAATACGTTGTTACAGCAAGAATGTGGCACCCAACTggtagttattgttattatttcaCAATTGTAAAACTCATATCGGCATGAGTATGATGCAAAGCAAGCAAGCGTAAGTATAGTATAACTAAATAAGTACTTATAGTTAAGTAATTAATCAGTAACTAAGTGGTTagttaaataattaattaagtatTAAGTAAAGTGATCACTGGTGAGACTTGCTCTAGAGTTGCTGTGTTCACAGTGTCACTTGGCAAAGTATTCCATTGAagattatatatatgtgtgaaAAAACCTGAACTTGTAGCTATCAACTGTTGAGGATATTGTAATGAATCTTTTGTTGTGTGAGAAAGTTTTTGATCACACCCTGGGAGTGAAACGTCTATTTGAATTGATTATGCTTTGCCTGTGTGGGGGCCACTTCTCAACAAATCACAAGTGGTATGTCTTACAGCATCTACAAAACAGAGCGATTTGAATATCCATGTGTTTGAGAAAATGTGATCATGTCTCTTTACATTGTCGCCAATTAAACTGGCTACCGATCTCACACCAGATTATGTTTAAATCAGCCTGTGCCATGTATCACCACTACCATCATGATAAACAGCCTTGTTTGTTCCTTGATCCTCCTATTGTGTTTGGAGTACAGCATAGTTACAACACACGGTGTAAAGACTGTTTTGCCAACCCACCTAGTTACCATTTATCACCGACTAAAAACTATTTCCATTCCTCTGCTACAACATGGTAGAATTCTCTTATGAAATCTATTCCAATTGATTGTAATTACAATTCCTTTGTATTCTCTGTTAAGGACTTTTATCTCAATACTCAAATCAATTAATTGTGATTATAGTTAGTTTcttgtgtttgtattgtttgAGTAGTTAGTTTCTTGTGTCTATGTTTTTGTActctgttgtatgtatgtgtgctccagtagggaagaacggctctgccgactactgtgaggataaacaataaatcaatcaatcaatcaatcaatcaatcattagGCCATTTAGGATTTTATAGAAAACACATAGAGACTGAATAGCTCATTGTTAGACAGTCAGGCATGCAGAGCTCAGACACTGGTAGGCTTCCCTTTAAAAGGACATAATGTCCTGCCAAATCGGCCAGAAAATGGGTTAGCTATTTGTCAGGAATTTGTCCGTTGTTTGAACCTTTACCATAAGTCCAGACTCCTGCATTGTTTTTGACAAGGCCCGGGTTTTCTAATTTTGTTACCTACACAGGATAGCTAACATCAGCTGAAGAGTATCTGTGTTCTTATCACTTCACACACATCAGTGTGTGGAGTCTTCACTAATGCATGCTGTTGTCCAACTTTCAGTAACATGATGAAAAAATAGACAGCATCATTAGGCACTCATAAGACTACCCCCCGTGTCTGTATAGAAACTGTCGTAAATCCAAATAACCGGAATTTTTCACCAGGTGGTGCAATATCAAACTCCGGAAATGTACGGATAGAATACGGTGTGTGGCGCAATCTAGTGAAATATATAGAGCAGGATGCCGAGTTCGGATACTAATAAGTTTATCAACATCTTGGTGCTAGGGTTTGGATTCTTCTCTCTATTTACAGCATTTCAGACTTCAGGACTATTGCAGGTAAACAGATAATAGCTGTACGCTCAGTTTTTTTGACTCAACGTACCCTACGCTGCTAATATTTTGCCTCTCTAGCCCACGTCACTCagcagttacttttcaaaagatTGTGTAAGTGTTTGATCTATTAGGATCGTGACAGAACAAGTGTATTAACCGCCAATTTTTATACCGTAGAACGCGTCACACCCTCTTAAATATGCAGGTGAGCACCAATTAGGATTGTACTCTGTAATTCATtgtctttgtttttttttcagacAAGATTGGATACATCAAGTGAGCGATTAGAGTTTGTCAGCGTTACAATTGTGTTCCCACTGCAGCTATTTTATCATCTATGGAATGTTGTCCGTGTCAAACTGGGTGGCTGCACCAATTGTGGCCGTCCTCACTCCCAAGTGGTCAATGGTGATTGGGGCAGCTGCTTATTGGTGAGAAAATATTGTCCAAGAAACTTGTGTTGAGTCATTTTGTATGTTTAGTGCTAGAAATAAACAGTCATTTGATCGTTTTCCCTTTTCACTGATTTAGTCCCATTACTAATAATATGTTtctctttttaaaaaaaacaaatttTGAGCTGCTTTTTCACTGAATTTTACTGACTTAGAATTTTTTGCATGGTCAATTTAGATAATGTATCGATTATTCTGTGTGTACTATATCTATTTATGTTACATTTTATATTGAAGTTTAAAAATAGAAACAGATGCCTTTCTGTGACCTGGCTTGTTTCAAGAACAACGCTAAATCTGCTAAACAAACTATTTTTACATTCTCTAATTCTAGTATGTAATCCTGTAGAGTAGGGATGGGGGGATAGAGTTGTGGCACTTTGTTATTAGACTATGAACAATTTTAAGCTACAAATAGATGTCCATCAATTGCCTTTTCCTTGTAGTTGCTGTACCAATTGAtcaaatttctttttttttccagCAGTACAGTGCTATTCCACAACTGAAGCTATTAAATAAATTAGAGTGCCTGAAGCATTTGAGACTGtgtcagcaaaaacccgacttgttcacacaagcatgcgtattgagaaaatcaaaaaaaaatcgTTAAATTTATGCATGCTAAaaaaatgcaagtttttattggaccattatttattttatttattaattactTGGAGAAGGAAGACACAAATTGAGTAAAACtgtacaccatcttattcgcctgctcgtcaagagtttgaaaatcttggTGTCGTTTCTGTAGCCtcaacagtgtgtgtgtgtcacgtgcgtttgtttatgatgcggtaaacgtaagcaagatcgtcatcatttcttcaactaaactgccttcatactCATATGTATAAGTgatacagggctaacactatactttggctgatttgctaatccatggtgaacattttgcAACGCTGTAGActaacggaagttatggctgcgaatgtaagtgaCTGTACTTTATTTTCAGTATggtcgctgtacaaatcaattattttgctcttcctactgtctagcgctataattccaaagctactcaccacagaaggctgaaactttagcgatccattccttggacactgtagataatgctgagaaaaacAATTGGAAGGTGttcaaacaagttgggtttttgctgagatggtcacatttatAGTCATAACAGATACAACAAAGAGACATTTGAGAAATATATGTTTGTTCTCAGCCGGTCAAGTTTTACGGTGCAGAGTTCATGTACAAATGACTTGCGACTATAAGTTGTCTATACCTAATTAGATTTATCATTTGTTAATTGATCATACATGTACAGAGTATTTATGTTTGTATGGTTTCCATTTAGCCTCTTCATGGGAGCCCTGATTCATCCTATAATCTATGCAGTGTTTATAGCAGCAGCTGTGCTGGGGTTTGCAGCTGGCTGTGAGTAGTACAGTACTGTGTATGTATGACAAGTAATTTTTGAGGAAgaattgttttgttgtttttgtactttGCTAAATTCTAAAATAGCAGACGTTATGTACCGAATCATTTAAAAGTGTCCATACATGAAGAACAACAATAACTCAAACTTCAAAATTTTTGTCTGTTTTTTAGTTAAAACAAATATAGttggaaatttttgagggaaaTAAATTTTCTGAATTTCACGAGAGATGACAGTTTTGTGAAAATTATATTTGAGATTAATGTATCACTGATAATCGTGGAACGTTGTGGCTGCAACAAAATGTCTTGTTTAATAAAATGCAAAGTTTGTACTAAAATTTTGTCCCTCGAAAATGCTAAGTATTATTCAAGTAATAGCCCATCTTAAACAGGAGCCTTAGGTCCTAGTAGCAATGTGTGTGTATAATCTCTTTTGAAGTGACAATCAATAGTGACATACTGTTAAATTGGACTAGAGTAAACTTCTTCTGATTGTTCCCATAATTGATTTGCTATTGCCTGGACAAACCATCATATTTGAAAACTTGTAAGGAAATAGATTATAGGTAGTCCCTTTTTGTATGGGTGTGGTTTATACATCTGAAAACTTACCAAGATGGTTCGTATGTTAATGTCATTGGCatacaataaacaaacaagGTCCCCACAAAAACTATTGATGAATTAAATCCCCTCACTGCCAAATGTGTAGAGGCCTCTAAtgtactgcttctaaactgctataatttacacaccataccatatatagtggaacctcagttatccggaccctacttatccggattctcggttaaccaaactacggaaatgactgctctattagagtagtgactgttctattagggtagttgataatactgaaatttaaaaaaaatgttctttatgctattttaaggctaTTTTTACtgagtttcagagatatggacttttcagacttatggaccacccctggtcccaaggggttcggataattgaggttccactgtaatcctataaaactgtatatcaatttactcgctatagaacaaggaattcaattattgagttgctgtttacacaagagcaaccacaaatccattatataacttcaaaatgcaaaaattggcttaagtgaaaccaaatgtgaaatttcactactttacaggctagGACTGTTtataacacaataaacatcgctaacctgtttacagttgaaacGATGATCACCAAGTTTGGTTTTCCAGCAAGTGCGCATGCACATAAAAacacgaggtcactgtttcgaggcgtgaaaaagtagcaacatgctactccaacctatataatccttCTCCTTAttgtttctcttcattagtagtgccattatcagttcgaagaatcgtctacaatgcttgttatcgacaTTCCAAAAGTATACGATTACATTATCTAAGCACGTGATAGTGTGCGAGAGACCGGCTATCCCTGTTCTGTTCACTTAAGGGCGTGGCCGCTACAGGATAAGCACAGAAGCTACTAAAATGCtcaactgaagttacagagcctTTAGAACGTGATGTGGGCGTTTATATATCAAAACCGCCATGTGGCGGTGAGAGGGTTAAGCTGGGACAAAGATGCACTCAGCTACACAAGTCAGTGGACCTGTAATTTACTGCTATTGGTGCatcgtacagtacagtacagtagtagtgtatattagggatcatgaagaacagggatttttcagtcaaaataactagttcccttcataacagcttggcagcattggttaaacacagccaagcccaaaaatgtgtTCAGACCAAACCCAAACCCTTCCCAAAAGTTTCtatgaattttttaaaattttatatttaacagaattttatactgcctgactgactgactagctaactgatgcctccagcagGGGCTTCCCTGAAGAGTGGTAGAGCAGGGCAGCACCGCTCTACTTTACTCGAAATTCTTGtgatgtggtaaaaagaatgtaTGAAATTGGTAGcaaaattgacagttttactgCTCTATTGTTTGTTGGGGAAAGCTCTGCTCCAGCCAAGCTTAACTCAACAATTGATAAGGCTACAggttgatttcttcactgttcgacattgctttgtcccaagatgtaccttttcgccaaccacagtatgtataatacatgcatcatggacctgCCTTTCTTTTAATGCGGTATGCACTGGTTCATTTGTCGTTACTATGTtataaaaatgtaaacaaacaagtagaaggaattttaagttggttACAACCCCCCATAATACAGAGTTACTGTTAGGGACAAGTGTGTGTTCTAGTAATGAAACAGAAttcaacacacatgtacaggtgtGAAATTTACATCACCTTAGCTAGATGAAAGTTGTACGAACTATCAACTAATTCGCCAAGAAGTTTCAGAGTTAAGGAACACCACATGAAATTCCAAGTAACAACTAATACGGGGAGAATGTTAGTATAATTGAAAAGTACGTAAAAATCAAACAGTCATTTAAGAACTTTGTTCAATTACTCCAATAGCGCAAacacctgttgacaaaatactctaatagagcagtcatttttgCATACTTAACCACAGCAAAGCATTAttaaacaagtagaagaaaattaggaattttaagttggattagggatcaaagaaaaaaaagtagtgaaacaaaggattAGCTAAAAGTGGTAAAACAGGAAGGTAACCTATATATTAcatccctaaacttcagtctataaccaagactgaattaggaattaaatgtccactagtatatctgcaggtataggcaaccttccttgtttcaccacttttatttattcccttgtttcactttttttctttgatctcaATCCTAATTGTACTGTTATGGTGTTGTGTTGTTTCCGCTAGTCTTGTGGACTGCTCAAGGAAACTTTCTCATGATGAACTCCAATGACAACACAATAGGCAGGAACAGTGGAATATTTTGGTTTATGTTACAATTAAGGTGAGTGGTTAACCTTATTAGAGCACACCTTACCAAGTCCCTTCACAGCTTGGTATTTGGTAACCTCTTTGTGTTTGTCTATACCCATGAGACTCATACTGCTAGTGCCACCTGCATCAGTgagtttgtgtgtagtgtgtgtgtgggtgatAGTGTGTTAGTGATAGTGTGTTAGTCTACTAATTATGGCTTCTGTTTTTCAGCCTCAAATGCTATAGAGTAGTTGGTGGTTATGTAAGAGTCCAGTAAATATGAGTTACTTTTCTGCATCACTTCCACACAAACAATTTCGGTGTTGTGGGCTGTCCAACTGGTCCACAGGTTTGGAGTGTATTAGTATCATGTGGTATCAAGAGTCCATTACTGTTTCCACCTAGAACCATCACAGAACACTGTAATCTTCATCGTTCTCACTGCATTTGGGATAGCTGGTACAGCTATATTTTTGTTTCTTCGACCAGTCAAGGCTGAAGAGGATACGGTATGGCTTGCTAGTAACTTGCACATCTTGGTGTTAGTTCCATGTGCTACTATAACAGATGGCAGAGGATACTGTTTCTCTTCTAAATACTTCAAAGAAAATTACACAACAACCAGAGTAATTTAacttgttgttattgtgtgttgCATACAGTAGAATCAACTATTGTTAATATTCAGTTAACCTAAATCTGAAAAtgatttttctattagagtagtgagtgttctatttaATTAGCCTACGTTTGGTATTTGCAAATCTACATTGTTTTAAGGTGATTTATACACGTAACCTCAGAGTTATGGACTAGTTACATATCATGCATACTAGGTGGTTCCCAGATAACCACTGTAATGAGCTACTAACAGATGTTGTCAACTTTTAATCTTTTTTAGAGCTGTGTCCAAGCCACTGGTTGCTATGAGTGAGTGCACATGGTTACCATCATGTTTTTAATTGTTTATGTCTTCAGTGAACTCATTCAAATTGTTGTTGACTCCAAACATGGTATTGCTGGCTATTTGCTTCTTTTACACTGGTGAGCTATACACACTGGCTCTAATGGTGGTCAACATTGTCTGACCTTTTCTGCCAAACCaatacttttttttgttttcaaaGCCTCTATTCAGATTGGTTACACGGGGTTAAAACATTAGCTGCTGTTTTATTGCTTACGTCTCATTATTAGGGCTGGAACTTGAGTTGTGGAGTGGAGTGTTTGTGACTTGTGTTGGTAAGTAAGTCACACAGCTGTTCATGTAGTGTTGTTATCAACTTTCAGGAAGGACTGGTACACTTGGGGCCACTTATCTAGCTCTtgctggaatgtttattggtaTTGGAGAGATATTAGGTGGGTTAACACACCAGGGGGTGTCAGAGtaaaaagtgaaagtggtaaggctcagtccAAAGATAGCTAGtttaggagggtctgggggcatgcttccccaggaaattttttttcACATTTTGAAATGCTATTTTGGAGGCAATTTTGGGCTGCAACACTACATGTGTGCAATGTGCTAGCTCCCCTGACAAGTAAaaagcgttaatcggatggctgcaagttcgaggctgcctaggtccagtcttcatgtaacaactttaaacaggctgtaggaccaaaaATCACCTCCATAATGCTTAAACAATTAAGATATAAACTGTAAAGAACATTTGCAAAGTagttacaaagagaaacaaagccaaAACTAAATATATGGTAACTATTTTTAGAAGTGTCTAATACAAAGGAAGTAGACATGAAGCTGTTCTGGGTGAAATACAAGTTAGATAAGTTGTAGTTTCT
The nucleotide sequence above comes from Dysidea avara chromosome 3, odDysAvar1.4, whole genome shotgun sequence. Encoded proteins:
- the LOC136251444 gene encoding UNC93-like protein MFSD11 — encoded protein: MPSSDTNKFINILVLGFGFFSLFTAFQTSGLLQPTSLSSYFSKDCNASHPLKYADKIGYINYFIIYGMLSVSNWVAAPIVAVLTPKWSMVIGAAAYCLFMGALIHPIIYAVFIAAAVLGFAAGFLWTAQGNFLMMNSNDNTIGRNSGIFWFMLQLSLVFGNLFVFVYTHETHTASATCIKPSQNTVIFIVLTAFGIAGTAIFLFLRPVKAEEDTMAEDTVSLLNTSKKITQQPEAVSKPLVAMMNSFKLLLTPNMVLLAICFFYTGLELELWSGVFVTCVGRTGTLGATYLALAGMFIGIGEILGGGLFGVFGWLTSRYGRDPIVMLGMVIHLATFLGMYYVFPGECPIHRVDKDLSDGALIDHNHTHQLIIVLVLAVMIGFGDSCYNTQIYSILGGLYKDEKSAPAMALFKFFQSIAAMVGFAYSGYINLEWQLLIVAIMAVVGASTFCYVELTTFGRRGAGSRVSTNN